The proteins below are encoded in one region of Reichenbachiella sp. 5M10:
- a CDS encoding phosphoribosylglycinamide formyltransferase, protein MSKVKIAIFASGSGTNAEQIATHFADSDQVEVDMILSNKPQAYVLERAKKFDIPTHVFSREAFYQSEGVLELLRAREVDFIVLAGFLWLVPSYLIDAYREKIINIHPALLPSYGGKGMYGDKVHQAVVANQEAESGITIHLVDEVYDNGRVLRQEKVALEAGESPESLAQKIHRLEYQYFPQTIEGFVLGY, encoded by the coding sequence ATGAGTAAAGTGAAGATAGCCATTTTCGCATCAGGCAGTGGCACCAATGCAGAACAGATTGCCACGCATTTTGCCGATAGTGATCAGGTCGAGGTGGATATGATTTTGTCCAATAAGCCCCAGGCTTATGTGCTGGAACGTGCCAAAAAGTTTGACATTCCCACACATGTTTTCAGCCGAGAGGCATTTTACCAGAGTGAGGGCGTATTGGAGTTGCTTCGAGCGAGAGAGGTGGATTTTATCGTACTGGCAGGCTTTCTATGGCTTGTACCTAGCTATTTGATTGACGCGTATCGCGAAAAAATCATCAACATTCACCCAGCACTTTTGCCTAGCTACGGAGGTAAAGGGATGTACGGAGACAAAGTCCATCAAGCGGTAGTTGCAAATCAAGAGGCCGAGAGTGGAATCACGATCCACCTTGTGGATGAGGTCTATGACAATGGTCGGGTACTTCGACAAGAAAAAGTTGCGCTGGAAGCAGGCGAAAGCCCAGAAAGCCTCGCTCAAAAGATTCATCGCTTAGAATACCAGTATTTTCCTCAAACCATAGAGGGTTTTGTTTTGGGGTATTGA
- the recO gene encoding DNA repair protein RecO yields the protein MLHKTKGIVLNYIKYKESSIIARVYTSEFGLQSYIINGVRSQRSKKGLALLQPLTLLDMVVYHKENKSDQLQRISEYKCAATFTSIPFEVKKSAMALFVTELLSKVLKEEDERGVVFEFLCHFVLELDQRKEGYESLHVYLLVHLTHFIGFGIHQKKELQQDNILQKVNTNFDLIYETILTMNACNLDEHKTIENKLRKDCLSYMINYYTHHIEGFNELKSLAILSQLFR from the coding sequence ATGTTGCACAAGACCAAAGGGATTGTTCTCAATTATATCAAGTACAAGGAGAGTTCGATCATTGCACGTGTATATACCTCGGAGTTTGGTCTGCAATCTTACATCATCAACGGTGTTAGAAGCCAGCGTTCCAAAAAGGGCTTGGCCCTGTTGCAACCTTTGACTCTCTTGGACATGGTCGTCTACCACAAGGAGAATAAGTCAGATCAATTGCAGCGAATTTCGGAGTATAAATGTGCTGCTACGTTCACCAGCATCCCTTTTGAGGTGAAAAAGTCAGCGATGGCATTGTTCGTTACGGAGCTTCTGTCCAAGGTTCTCAAGGAAGAAGATGAGAGAGGTGTCGTTTTTGAGTTTTTGTGTCACTTCGTCTTGGAGCTGGATCAGAGAAAGGAAGGTTATGAGAGTCTTCATGTTTATTTGTTGGTGCATTTGACCCATTTTATTGGTTTTGGTATTCATCAAAAAAAGGAATTGCAGCAGGACAATATTTTGCAAAAGGTCAATACAAATTTTGATTTGATTTACGAGACTATTTTGACAATGAACGCCTGCAATCTTGACGAGCACAAAACCATAGAAAATAAATTGCGCAAGGATTGCTTGAGCTATATGATCAACTATTATACACACCATATCGAAGGATTCAATGAATTGAAATCCTTGGCTATCCTGAGTCAATTGTTTCGGTAG
- a CDS encoding Rod shape-determining protein MreD, with protein sequence MGRFKIFEGILGVVLLLLGQVVLFQNMVLFDTAFCFAYVMILLLIPIETAAILQLVLAFVVGMVVDMFYNTMGMHAAACVAFVYAKMHWAYVMTPSGGYDVGAKINLRLLGLRWFLMYAYPLILLHSLVVFFVEAAGFTLFWHTLSTAFYSSLFTLAMVLIIQFLFYKKVK encoded by the coding sequence ATGGGCAGATTTAAAATTTTCGAGGGGATATTGGGAGTGGTGCTGCTTTTGTTAGGGCAGGTTGTCTTGTTTCAAAACATGGTGCTGTTTGATACCGCTTTTTGTTTCGCCTATGTGATGATTTTGCTATTGATTCCTATTGAGACAGCAGCTATTTTGCAGTTGGTGTTGGCTTTTGTTGTGGGTATGGTCGTGGACATGTTTTACAACACCATGGGTATGCACGCTGCAGCATGTGTGGCATTTGTATATGCCAAGATGCACTGGGCCTACGTGATGACTCCTAGTGGGGGCTATGATGTCGGTGCTAAGATCAACTTGAGGCTACTTGGTTTGAGGTGGTTTTTGATGTATGCTTACCCGTTGATATTGCTCCATAGCCTAGTGGTGTTTTTTGTGGAAGCGGCTGGGTTCACCTTGTTTTGGCATACGCTCAGTACAGCATTTTATAGTTCACTGTTTACACTTGCGATGGTGTTGATCATACAGTTCTTGTTTTACAAAAAGGTAAAATAG
- a CDS encoding thymidine kinase, whose product MFIEPGIDHKSKPLGWVEVICGSMFSGKTEELIRRLNRALIAKQKVEIFKPAVDTRYHATDVVSHNENSIRSTPVQFAHDILLLAGNSDVIGIDEAQFFDMDLVAVVRKLANAGKRVVIAGLDMDFEGEPFGPIPRLMGVAEYVTKVRAVCMKCGGVASFSFRLSDAKQKVMLGEQDAYEARCRKCFYEDFDPMKKSNQT is encoded by the coding sequence ATGTTTATAGAACCAGGCATTGATCATAAAAGTAAACCCCTAGGCTGGGTAGAAGTGATCTGTGGATCGATGTTTTCGGGCAAGACGGAGGAGCTCATCCGACGGCTCAACCGAGCGTTGATCGCAAAGCAAAAAGTAGAGATTTTCAAACCGGCAGTCGATACGCGCTATCATGCTACGGATGTAGTCTCTCACAATGAAAACTCCATACGTTCTACTCCGGTGCAGTTTGCACATGATATCCTGCTCCTCGCAGGCAACAGCGACGTGATTGGTATTGACGAGGCACAGTTTTTCGATATGGATTTGGTGGCTGTAGTACGCAAACTTGCCAATGCAGGCAAGCGTGTCGTCATCGCAGGTTTGGACATGGATTTCGAAGGAGAGCCCTTCGGTCCCATACCGAGATTGATGGGAGTCGCGGAGTATGTGACGAAAGTACGTGCTGTATGTATGAAGTGTGGGGGGGTGGCCTCCTTTTCGTTTCGCCTGTCAGATGCCAAACAAAAGGTCATGCTTGGAGAGCAAGATGCCTATGAGGCGAGGTGTCGCAAGTGCTTTTATGAGGATTTTGACCCTATGAAAAAGAGTAATCAAACATGA
- the purH gene encoding bifunctional phosphoribosylaminoimidazolecarboxamide formyltransferase/IMP cyclohydrolase, with protein sequence MGSKKIKSALISVFHKDNLDQLVKVLADNDVQLYSTGGTQKFIEDLGIPVTPVEEITDYPSIFSGRVKTLHPKIFGGILNRRDNESDQQEKAQHSIPDIDLVVVDLYPFEATVASGAPEADIIEKIDIGGISLIRGAAKNFNDVLIVSSMEQYGETVEMLSEQKGETTLEQRKRFATKAFDISSHYDSAIFNYFNQGGQENVFKQSIRSATPLRYGENPHQEGAFFGDLDALFDKLNGKELSYNNLVDVDAAVSLIREFEGETAFAIIKHTNACGVAKGGSVKEAYLRALSSDNVSAFGGVLVTNEKIDLEAAEEINKLFCEVLIAPAYDTEALALLQSKKNRVILKIKPVTIVKKQFKTLLNGVIMQDADLKTDVAEDLKTVTKKAPTFEEIEAMLFASKVCKHTKSNTVVFANKDMMLSSGTGQTSRVDALNQAVEKAESFGMDLKGAVMASDAFFPFPDCVEFADKAGITAVIQPGGSIKDQLSIDYCDEHDMAMVMTGTRHFKH encoded by the coding sequence ATGGGTTCTAAGAAAATTAAATCAGCACTTATTTCAGTCTTTCACAAAGACAACTTGGATCAGCTAGTAAAAGTACTGGCAGACAATGATGTTCAACTTTATTCCACTGGGGGCACACAAAAATTCATCGAGGATTTAGGTATCCCAGTGACACCAGTTGAGGAGATTACGGATTACCCATCCATTTTCTCAGGTAGAGTAAAGACCCTGCATCCCAAGATCTTTGGCGGCATCCTCAATCGCAGAGACAATGAAAGTGACCAACAGGAAAAAGCCCAACATAGTATTCCTGATATTGATTTGGTAGTCGTAGATCTGTACCCGTTCGAAGCGACCGTAGCTAGTGGAGCACCCGAAGCAGACATCATCGAAAAAATAGACATTGGAGGCATCTCTTTGATTCGTGGAGCGGCCAAAAACTTCAACGACGTGTTGATCGTCTCATCTATGGAGCAATACGGCGAGACTGTAGAGATGCTCTCGGAGCAAAAGGGCGAGACTACACTCGAGCAGCGCAAGAGATTTGCTACCAAAGCATTTGACATCTCTTCGCATTATGATAGTGCGATTTTCAATTACTTCAACCAAGGTGGTCAAGAGAATGTGTTCAAGCAAAGTATCCGTAGTGCGACACCATTGAGATACGGAGAGAATCCTCATCAAGAGGGTGCTTTCTTTGGTGATCTTGACGCACTGTTTGACAAACTCAATGGAAAGGAGTTGTCGTACAATAATCTAGTGGATGTAGATGCTGCGGTAAGTCTGATCCGAGAATTTGAAGGCGAGACCGCATTCGCTATCATCAAGCATACCAATGCGTGCGGAGTGGCCAAAGGAGGCAGTGTCAAAGAAGCGTATTTGAGAGCTTTGTCTTCGGACAATGTCTCTGCGTTTGGTGGTGTGCTCGTGACCAACGAAAAAATAGACCTAGAGGCTGCTGAAGAAATCAACAAACTCTTTTGCGAAGTGTTGATCGCGCCAGCATACGATACGGAAGCTTTGGCGCTACTGCAGTCCAAAAAGAACAGAGTCATCTTGAAAATCAAGCCGGTGACTATCGTCAAGAAGCAATTCAAAACATTGCTCAATGGGGTGATCATGCAAGACGCTGACCTCAAAACTGATGTCGCAGAGGATCTCAAGACCGTGACCAAAAAGGCTCCAACGTTCGAGGAAATAGAAGCGATGTTGTTTGCATCGAAAGTGTGTAAACATACCAAGTCCAATACGGTCGTATTTGCCAACAAGGACATGATGCTTTCTAGTGGCACAGGTCAGACTTCACGGGTTGATGCACTCAATCAAGCTGTAGAAAAGGCAGAAAGTTTTGGGATGGATCTAAAGGGGGCAGTGATGGCTTCAGATGCATTCTTCCCTTTTCCTGACTGTGTCGAATTTGCAGACAAAGCAGGAATCACTGCGGTGATTCAGCCAGGAGGATCGATCAAAGACCAACTCTCGATTGATTACTGTGATGAGCACGACATGGCGATGGTGATGACAGGTACAAGGCACTTTAAGCATTAA
- a CDS encoding 2Fe-2S iron-sulfur cluster-binding protein, translating into MPKIVIQNLHNKEIFTSDARQNLLEIIHKNQVDWMFACGGKGRCTTCKAIVVAGGEYLSERSAAEIKFLHSNRLEENERLACQCTVHGDVELRVADQNKFMHLHYSD; encoded by the coding sequence ATGCCGAAAATCGTTATACAAAACCTCCACAACAAGGAAATTTTCACAAGTGATGCGCGTCAAAACCTTTTGGAAATCATACACAAAAACCAAGTGGATTGGATGTTTGCATGTGGGGGAAAGGGGCGATGCACGACTTGTAAGGCGATTGTAGTGGCAGGAGGAGAGTATCTGTCCGAGCGATCCGCTGCTGAGATCAAATTCCTACATTCGAATCGATTGGAAGAAAATGAACGATTGGCCTGTCAATGTACTGTACACGGAGATGTGGAATTGAGAGTTGCCGATCAAAATAAGTTTATGCATCTTCACTATTCGGATTGA
- a CDS encoding penicillin-binding transpeptidase domain-containing protein has product MNDERRHIIRLIVILMGLVFLVKLFFIQIIDENYKAAAENNIIHKEVDYPYRGLVYDRNKKLIVHNEPIFDLMVIPKEVRIPDTLAFCQLFDLTREELEAQLNKAKRYSYIQPSQFVKQISNEWFASIEDQLVDVRGFYPKARTIRGYDYENLGNVLGYIGEINQRQLNADTTNYYRSGDYLGITGLESSYEKTLRGKRGVRYKMVNVRGVDQGSFKDGKLDTLSVPGEDLVLSIDLELQRYAERLMEGKIGSVVAIEPSTGEILAFVSAPSYQPSVLSGREFSVNYRALTQDSLKPLFNRPLMAMYPPGSIFKIVQALIGLEEGVITAKEQVYCDNSLIGDHAPPGYYDVRKAIMFSSNNYFLKLFRRIINQNPELSQFEQAPIGLQNWSERMHRFGLGQPLGIDLPSEKSGQVPDPKLYNRIYGTGRWKVSNLSSLSIGQGETLLNPIQMANLAAIMANKGHYYIPHIVKEVGSTGYLDPKYKKKIDTGISAEHFPVVIQGMQDALSGTAGRAIIRDIEICGKTGTVQNPHGEDHSTFMAFAPREQPKIAISVYVENAGWGGRAAASISSLLIESYLRGEVTRQWLEDYVLKGDFAG; this is encoded by the coding sequence ATGAATGATGAGCGTAGACATATCATCAGATTGATCGTAATATTGATGGGATTGGTATTTCTTGTCAAGTTGTTTTTTATTCAAATTATAGACGAAAACTATAAAGCAGCTGCGGAAAATAACATCATTCACAAGGAGGTGGATTATCCCTACCGAGGGTTGGTCTATGATAGAAACAAAAAGTTGATCGTTCACAATGAACCGATTTTTGATTTGATGGTCATCCCAAAAGAAGTGAGGATTCCAGATACCTTGGCTTTTTGCCAACTTTTTGATTTGACCCGAGAGGAGCTAGAGGCTCAGCTCAATAAAGCGAAACGCTATTCTTATATACAGCCTTCCCAGTTTGTCAAGCAGATTTCCAACGAGTGGTTTGCCTCCATCGAGGATCAGTTGGTGGATGTCAGAGGATTTTATCCCAAGGCGAGGACTATACGGGGCTATGATTACGAAAACTTGGGGAATGTATTGGGCTACATCGGAGAAATCAATCAGCGTCAGCTCAATGCAGATACGACAAATTATTATCGATCGGGCGACTATCTTGGGATTACTGGTCTGGAATCATCCTATGAGAAGACTTTGCGAGGCAAGCGTGGAGTACGGTACAAAATGGTCAACGTTAGAGGGGTAGATCAGGGTTCCTTCAAGGATGGAAAGTTGGATACGCTTTCTGTTCCAGGGGAGGATCTGGTGTTGTCGATTGATTTGGAATTGCAGCGATATGCCGAACGTTTGATGGAGGGAAAAATTGGCAGTGTAGTGGCGATCGAACCCTCTACAGGTGAAATATTGGCCTTTGTCTCAGCACCTTCTTATCAGCCGAGTGTGCTGAGTGGTCGAGAGTTTAGTGTGAACTACAGAGCACTGACTCAGGATAGTTTGAAGCCCTTGTTTAATAGACCTCTAATGGCGATGTATCCTCCTGGGTCTATTTTTAAAATTGTCCAAGCACTGATTGGACTGGAGGAGGGAGTCATTACCGCCAAAGAACAAGTGTATTGTGACAATAGCTTGATAGGAGATCATGCTCCTCCTGGGTATTACGATGTAAGGAAAGCGATCATGTTTTCGTCCAACAACTATTTCTTGAAGCTATTTCGGCGGATCATCAATCAAAACCCTGAGTTGAGCCAGTTTGAACAAGCTCCTATTGGCCTCCAAAATTGGAGTGAAAGAATGCATCGTTTTGGTCTCGGTCAACCTCTAGGGATCGACCTGCCTAGTGAGAAGTCTGGGCAAGTGCCAGACCCCAAACTATACAACAGAATCTATGGAACAGGGAGATGGAAGGTATCCAATCTCAGTTCACTCAGTATCGGTCAAGGGGAGACTTTGCTCAACCCGATACAGATGGCCAATTTGGCAGCCATCATGGCCAATAAGGGACATTACTATATACCGCATATTGTCAAAGAAGTGGGGAGTACTGGCTACTTGGACCCTAAATACAAGAAAAAAATTGATACGGGAATCAGTGCGGAGCATTTTCCGGTGGTAATCCAAGGAATGCAAGACGCGCTAAGTGGTACAGCAGGCCGAGCGATTATTCGAGACATCGAAATTTGTGGTAAGACAGGTACGGTTCAAAATCCGCATGGTGAAGATCACTCGACATTTATGGCATTTGCGCCTCGCGAACAACCGAAAATTGCCATCTCAGTTTATGTAGAAAATGCAGGCTGGGGAGGGCGTGCAGCAGCGTCCATTTCGAGTTTGCTGATAGAGTCTTACCTCAGAGGTGAGGTGACGCGTCAATGGTTAGAAGATTACGTACTGAAAGGAGATTTTGCAGGGTGA
- the rodA gene encoding rod shape-determining protein RodA, protein MRGDSILDRIDWTVVLTYFAMIFMGWINIYAAVYDEELASDMFSLAYNPGKQLIWIATSIVLIIGVMSLDYKFFDSFAYIIYGAMIFLLIAVLLFGREVAGSTSWFQLGSFRFQPSEFTKFATALALAKYLGDIHTKMENVKTQLIAVAIMFVPMALIVLQGDTGSAMVFAAFAIVLFREGISPIYFIVGIGLVVLFVLTLLVSKTAIFIFSGVVCLVVIGASVKHPRRILVVVLVAFAIFSTVTSVDFLMKNVLKPHQRSRVISLINPDADPLGAGWNVTQSKIAIGSGGFFGKGFLEGTQTKFDFVPEQSTDFIFCTLGEEHGWLGSLVMIGLFVFLLIRISIIAERQKTRFARIYGYGVLSVIFFHFSVNIAMTIGLFPVIGIPLPFFSYGGSSLWSFTTLLFILLALDSKRMQVLTR, encoded by the coding sequence GTGAGAGGAGATAGTATATTAGATCGAATCGATTGGACAGTGGTCCTGACGTATTTTGCTATGATCTTCATGGGCTGGATCAATATCTATGCAGCAGTGTATGATGAAGAATTGGCCTCCGATATGTTTTCACTTGCTTACAACCCTGGTAAGCAGTTGATTTGGATTGCCACTTCTATCGTACTGATCATCGGTGTGATGAGTTTGGATTACAAATTTTTTGATTCGTTTGCTTATATCATTTATGGTGCGATGATTTTCTTGCTGATAGCGGTCTTGCTGTTTGGGAGAGAGGTTGCTGGATCTACTTCGTGGTTTCAGTTGGGTAGTTTTCGTTTTCAACCTTCCGAATTCACCAAGTTTGCGACCGCATTGGCATTGGCTAAGTACCTGGGGGATATCCATACCAAGATGGAAAACGTAAAGACGCAGTTGATTGCTGTAGCCATTATGTTTGTTCCCATGGCATTGATTGTTTTGCAAGGGGATACTGGGTCTGCCATGGTTTTTGCCGCATTTGCTATTGTGCTTTTTCGAGAGGGGATTTCGCCGATTTATTTTATCGTAGGGATCGGGTTGGTGGTTTTGTTTGTTTTGACACTGTTGGTGAGCAAGACGGCCATTTTTATATTTTCGGGAGTGGTTTGTTTGGTAGTCATCGGAGCATCTGTCAAGCACCCTAGACGTATATTGGTGGTTGTACTGGTTGCTTTTGCTATTTTTTCGACAGTGACTAGTGTGGATTTTCTTATGAAAAACGTCTTGAAGCCGCATCAAAGGAGTCGAGTGATTTCGTTGATCAACCCTGATGCTGACCCATTGGGTGCAGGATGGAATGTGACCCAGTCTAAAATAGCGATTGGTTCGGGGGGATTTTTTGGCAAAGGATTTCTAGAAGGGACCCAAACCAAGTTTGATTTTGTCCCAGAGCAAAGCACGGATTTTATATTCTGTACTTTGGGGGAAGAGCATGGGTGGCTGGGGAGTTTGGTGATGATTGGGCTGTTTGTGTTTTTGCTAATACGTATATCCATCATTGCCGAGCGCCAAAAAACACGATTTGCAAGAATCTACGGGTATGGAGTATTGTCTGTGATATTCTTTCACTTTTCGGTCAACATTGCCATGACAATTGGTCTTTTTCCAGTGATTGGTATTCCATTGCCTTTTTTCAGCTATGGAGGCTCGTCCCTATGGTCATTCACGACCTTGCTATTTATCTTATTGGCTTTGGATTCCAAGCGCATGCAAGTACTGACGCGCTGA
- a CDS encoding rod shape-determining protein codes for MGLFDMFSSDIAIDLGTANTLIICKDKVVVDEPSIIAIDKAKNKVLAIGREAMQMHEKTHESIRTIRPLKDGVIADFQAAESMIRGMIKMIDKEKRRLFPVSHRMIVCIPSGITEVEKRAVRDSCEHAGAKEVYMIHEPIAAAIGIGIDIERPIGSMIVDIGGGTTEIAVIALSGIVCDQSIRVAGDAFNKDILDYMRRQHNLLIGERTAEKVKINVGSALTELDEGPEDFDIRGRDLMTGIPKVIKLSYSEVAFAIDKSVSKIEEAVLKALEIAPPELSADIYDNGIYLTGGGALLRGLDKRLGLKTKLPIHIAEDPLKAVVRGTGEALKNIEAFKAVLMQ; via the coding sequence ATGGGACTTTTTGATATGTTTTCTAGCGACATTGCCATTGACCTTGGTACCGCTAACACTTTGATTATATGCAAGGACAAAGTAGTCGTAGATGAACCGTCTATCATTGCGATTGACAAAGCCAAAAACAAAGTGCTCGCCATAGGTAGAGAGGCGATGCAGATGCACGAAAAGACCCACGAAAGTATACGCACCATTCGTCCACTCAAGGACGGAGTAATTGCGGATTTTCAAGCTGCTGAATCCATGATACGCGGGATGATCAAGATGATAGATAAGGAAAAGAGAAGACTCTTTCCTGTCTCACATCGGATGATTGTATGTATCCCATCGGGTATCACCGAAGTAGAGAAAAGAGCCGTCAGAGACTCTTGCGAGCATGCTGGAGCCAAAGAGGTGTATATGATCCATGAGCCAATCGCTGCGGCGATAGGTATTGGTATCGATATTGAGAGGCCTATTGGCAGTATGATCGTTGATATTGGAGGAGGGACGACTGAGATTGCAGTGATTGCTTTGTCGGGGATCGTTTGTGATCAATCTATCCGTGTAGCAGGAGATGCTTTCAATAAAGACATCTTGGACTACATGAGACGTCAACACAATCTCCTCATCGGAGAACGCACAGCGGAAAAAGTAAAAATCAATGTTGGCTCTGCATTGACAGAGCTCGACGAGGGACCAGAAGATTTTGATATTCGAGGTAGAGATTTGATGACAGGAATTCCAAAAGTCATCAAATTATCCTATTCAGAAGTAGCGTTTGCTATCGACAAGTCCGTTTCCAAAATCGAAGAAGCTGTACTCAAGGCGTTGGAGATAGCTCCACCAGAATTGTCCGCAGATATCTATGACAATGGCATCTACCTCACAGGTGGAGGAGCCTTGCTCAGAGGTCTGGACAAACGCCTCGGATTGAAGACCAAACTCCCCATTCATATCGCAGAGGACCCGCTCAAGGCCGTGGTACGCGGTACAGGTGAGGCTTTGAAGAACATCGAAGCATTCAAGGCAGTTTTAATGCAATAG
- the mreC gene encoding rod shape-determining protein MreC — protein sequence MNRLLQFLFKYRTLLVFIFLEGICFWVIVRSNSYHNAKYFTTSNQVAGAVLNRSSEVKDYFSLAEKNDLLAQENARLRQLVLDMDVPDSVIMTVVDTSMVATGLSARVIDNSVFLRNNYLTINKGRTDGVTEKMGVLGPDGVVGQVKYVSDHYATIVSLLHSRSLVSSKHAKSGGLCTVMWRGEDPLYADIEYFPRHIHLSIGDSIKTSGYNSIFPEGELVGVVSEVHLDDAGTFYEAQLKLSTDFYRLKHVYLMSLPDKLEIDSLTFVTNQEDGQI from the coding sequence ATGAATCGTCTGCTTCAGTTTCTGTTCAAGTACAGGACACTTTTGGTGTTCATTTTCTTGGAAGGAATCTGCTTTTGGGTGATTGTCAGGAGCAACAGCTACCACAATGCCAAGTATTTCACCACATCCAATCAGGTCGCTGGGGCTGTATTGAACAGGTCAAGTGAGGTCAAGGATTATTTTTCGTTGGCAGAAAAAAACGACTTGCTTGCACAAGAGAATGCACGTCTCAGACAATTGGTGCTGGATATGGATGTGCCAGACTCAGTCATTATGACTGTGGTGGATACCAGTATGGTTGCGACAGGATTGTCTGCACGAGTGATTGACAATTCGGTTTTTTTGAGAAACAACTACCTTACCATCAACAAGGGTAGGACAGATGGTGTCACAGAAAAAATGGGCGTACTGGGACCGGATGGAGTTGTGGGGCAAGTCAAATATGTATCGGATCACTATGCCACGATCGTTTCCCTTTTGCACAGTCGATCACTTGTGTCGTCCAAGCATGCCAAGTCAGGAGGGCTTTGTACAGTGATGTGGCGGGGAGAGGACCCTTTGTATGCAGATATTGAGTATTTCCCTAGACACATACACTTATCTATCGGGGATTCGATCAAGACGTCTGGCTACAATTCGATTTTCCCTGAAGGAGAATTGGTGGGGGTCGTCAGTGAAGTGCACTTGGATGATGCAGGCACTTTTTATGAAGCTCAGCTCAAATTGTCGACGGACTTTTATAGGCTCAAGCATGTGTACCTTATGAGCTTGCCTGACAAATTAGAAATAGATTCACTAACCTTCGTTACCAATCAAGAAGATGGGCAGATTTAA
- a CDS encoding geranylgeranylglycerol-phosphate geranylgeranyltransferase: MTMQLRAYLRLFVDALKLSRVNNLVIIASTQYLSALFIVGHPSEYVSIALDGKLFALVLSTVVIAASGYYINDYYDIKIDLINKPSKVIVGRNIKRRPVMLAHQTLNALGIGLGLMVSWQVGVVNLICAFLLWWYSNQLKRLPFVGNLVVALLTGSTLLILGVYYGHYDLLLVVYAFFAFGITLIREIIKDIEDKDGDASFGGVTLPIAIGVRRTKYVLYVLMVGFFVALNYFLYRLDSLKMTGYFLILALPYLHFLLLLVRADTKIAYSRLSNYCKWLIVAGIFSMVILNI, from the coding sequence ATGACTATGCAGCTGAGAGCTTATCTTAGGTTGTTTGTCGATGCGCTCAAACTTAGCAGGGTCAACAACCTCGTCATCATTGCTAGCACCCAATATTTGTCGGCCCTGTTCATTGTGGGACATCCTTCGGAGTATGTCTCGATTGCCCTAGATGGCAAGCTCTTTGCTTTGGTGCTTTCTACAGTAGTCATAGCGGCAAGCGGATATTATATCAACGATTATTATGACATCAAGATCGACTTGATCAACAAACCTTCGAAAGTCATCGTGGGTAGAAATATCAAACGTCGACCGGTCATGCTGGCACACCAAACTCTCAATGCTCTAGGGATAGGACTTGGACTCATGGTGTCGTGGCAAGTTGGGGTGGTCAATCTGATCTGTGCGTTTTTGCTCTGGTGGTATTCCAATCAATTGAAGAGGTTGCCGTTTGTAGGCAATCTCGTCGTGGCATTGCTGACAGGGTCGACACTGTTGATTCTAGGGGTGTATTATGGGCATTACGACTTGCTATTGGTTGTCTATGCTTTTTTTGCTTTTGGTATCACACTGATACGTGAGATCATCAAAGACATAGAGGACAAGGATGGAGATGCCAGTTTTGGCGGGGTGACTTTGCCTATAGCCATAGGTGTGCGCCGCACCAAATATGTATTATATGTGTTGATGGTTGGTTTTTTTGTAGCACTCAACTATTTCTTGTATCGTTTAGATAGTCTGAAAATGACGGGGTATTTCCTTATACTGGCCTTGCCTTATTTGCACTTTCTGCTTCTTTTGGTACGGGCAGATACAAAAATTGCTTACAGCCGTTTGAGTAATTATTGTAAGTGGCTTATTGTTGCAGGCATATTCAGTATGGTAATCCTAAATATTTGA